One Pseudodesulfovibrio senegalensis DNA segment encodes these proteins:
- a CDS encoding 4Fe-4S binding protein has product MFTFTPTILKNLVNKPATRKYPFVKRAPFENYRGELYNNIDDCIFCGTCARKCPSVCITVDKKTGLWECDPFACVYCGICVDTCPTKCLHFHDVHRGPATQPQMLTMQGEPPKPKKKKAAAAKEAAPAKEAAAKDTAEKSEKPAKKKADSTKEDKADK; this is encoded by the coding sequence ATGTTTACGTTCACCCCGACCATCTTGAAAAACCTGGTCAACAAACCGGCCACGAGGAAATATCCGTTCGTGAAGCGCGCGCCGTTCGAAAACTATCGCGGCGAGCTGTACAACAACATCGACGACTGCATCTTCTGCGGCACATGTGCCCGCAAGTGCCCGTCGGTGTGCATCACCGTGGACAAGAAAACCGGGCTGTGGGAATGCGATCCCTTTGCCTGCGTTTACTGCGGCATCTGTGTGGACACCTGTCCCACCAAGTGCCTGCACTTCCACGACGTGCACCGGGGCCCGGCAACGCAACCCCAGATGCTGACCATGCAGGGGGAGCCGCCCAAGCCCAAGAAGAAAAAAGCCGCTGCTGCCAAGGAAGCTGCTCCCGCCAAGGAAGCCGCTGCCAAGGACACCGCGGAAAAGTCCGAAAAGCCTGCCAAGAAAAAGGCCGATTCCACAAAGGAAGACAAGGCTGACAAATAG